ATGGGCTTTTGATTTCATGTAGTGATTCTACCGCAGAACCTCCATGAAGGTGAATGCCCCAAGTCAGTGGAGACTTCACATGCAGCCCGATCATTTTGGATGGATTTCCTGATTCAAAATCTTTAAGAAAACTTTCCGTAAGCACTATCGCCAAATCGGTCCGGTCTTCCCTCAAATCCTTGTTCATCTGACCTGACCCACGGGATTCATCCCTCCATTCCAGGTGAATGCCTTCCTTTTCGAAAGGCTGTTCTGCTATTACTTTTTTCCAAGGAAAATTAAAATGCTCAGGAACTCCGGTTATTCTTAATGTCTTCATGTCTAGAGGCTATGTAGACCTCAAATTTAGATTATTCCGCATAGATTGATTAAGGATTTAGAAGATTCTTCAGAAAATAAGGAAGAGTCTAAAGTTGAAATCGATTGCATGCAGATATTTGCCCTTGGAGATGAGATTTTAGAAATGGAAGTGGGCTATTTTATCTTAGGGATTTATATCTTTGGAACAAAGGAGTGAAACAAGGCCGATTAGCGGTCATGAAACCAGAAATAAACAAACCTTATAAACATGAAATTTAAACCTGGAGTAAAATACGGTGAAGAGCTTAAGGATCTTTATGCTTATGCTAAAGAGAATGAGTTTGCAATGCCAGCAGTAAATGTGATCAATACCAATTCGGTAAATGCGGTAATGGAAACTGCCAAGAAATTGAATTCTCCTGTGATTATTCAGTTTTCCAATGGTGGGGCTCAATTTTTCGCAGGAAAGTCTCTTCCTAATGATAAACAACAGGCAAGTATCGCAGGTGGAATCTCTGGAGCACATCACGTGCACCTGATGGCGGAAGCTTATGGTGTACCGGTTATTTTGCATACCGATCACGCTGCAAAGAAATTGTTGCCTTGGATAGATGGTCTTTTAGATGCAGGCAAGGCATATTATGCCACGCATAAGAGACCTTTGTATAGCTCTCATATGCTGGATCTATCAGAGGAGCCTTTGGAGGAAAACGTGGAAATCTCTTGCAATTACTTCAAGGAATTTGCGAAGCTGGATATGGCTATCGAAATCGAACTTGGGGTAACCGGGGGTGAAGAAGACGGAGTGGATAACACCGATATTGATTCATCCAAGCTTTACACGCAGCCAGAAGAAGTGGCTTATGCTTATGAGCATTTGAAGAAAATTGATGATTTGTTCACTATAGCTGCGGCTTTCGGTAATGTTCACGGAGTTTACAAGCCTGGAAACGTAAGTTTGAAGCCAATTATTCTGAAAAATTCTCAAGATTATATCAATGAGAAATATGGCACGACTGGTAAGCCTTTGAACTTTGTGTTCCATGGTGGCTCAGGATCCTCAGTGGAGGAAATCAGAGAAGCAAATAGCTATGGCTCCATCAAAATGAATATTGATACCGATATGCAGTGGGCATTCTGGGAAGGAGTATTGAATAACTATAAGCAGCATGAAGGATACCTTCAGACGCAGTTGGGGAATCCTGACGGTCCTGAAAACCCGAACAAGAAGTATTACGATCCAAGAAACTGGTTGCGTAAGGGTGAAGAGAACTTTGTGAAGCGTCTAGAGCTTGCATTTGATATGCTAAATGCAGTAAACAGAAACTAGTCTCCGTTCACTAGACATTAAAAAAAGTCACCTGAAAAGGTGACTTTTTTTGTTGGAGAGTATTGTTTTTCTTCCGTAGTGTATATCAGGTGGACAAGATCTTCGCTACTCGGAAGTCGTCCTCATCCACTGATTTATCATCCACAATGGCTTTTTTGATAGGAGTATAGACCACTTTATTATTAATCAATCCGGCCATAACGTCGTATTTCCCTTGAAGCAAGCCTTCTACCGCTGCTACACCCAGTTTAGAAGCCAGCAATCGGTCATAGGAGCTCGGAGATCCGCCTCGCTGTAAATGCCCCAGGATGGTGACCTTTATGTCGTAGTATGGGAGGTGTTTTTCTACCAAAGAGGCTATTTCTGTAGCTCCACCACTTTTTCCGCCTTCGGCTACGATCACAATGTTGGAGGCTTTTTTGGCCTTGGTTCTGATTCTTAATTTGTCTACCAGGTGCTCTATAGGCATTTTCTTTTCCGGTATCAAAATGGCTGCTGCGGCACTTCCAATTCCAGCATTAATCGCGATAAAACCAGCATCTCTACCCATTACTTCTACAAAGAATAGTCTATCATGGGAGGTAGCTGTATCACGGATTTTGTCTATGGCTTCTATCGCTGTATTACAGGCCGTATCAAATCCAATCGTAGAATCTGTACCCGAAAGATCATTATCTATAGTGCCGGGGAGTCCTATGGCCGGAATCCCAAATTCCTTGTAAAAAAGATGTGCTCCCGTGAGTGAACCGTCACCACCGATTACCACAAGTGCATCTATGCCATGACTTTTTAAGTTTTCATAAGCAGTTTTTCGACCTTCCGGAGTACGGAACTCAGCACTTCGGGCAGATTTTAGAAAAGTACCTCCTCTTTCGAGCACATGAGTGATATGCTTGGAATCCAGTCTTTTGATGTCATTCTGGATCATACCTTCATATCCTCTGTAGATCCCGTACATTTCCAGGTCATAGTATATTCCAGTTCGTATGACGGCACGAATTGCTGCATTCATTCCTGGGGAGTCTCCCCCAGAGGTAAGTACACCTATTTTTTTGATGGTTTTAGGTTCCATTATAAGGTTTGAGTTAGGGCTTTAAACATGAGATCAGCTGAGGCTGGGTTAGTGGCCAAAGGAATATTGTGAACATCACATATTCTCATTAGCATTTGCACATCCGGCTCGTGAGGGTGCTTATCTAGCGGGTCTCTGAAAAACACCACCATGGCCAATTCTTTCTCAGCAGCCAGTGCGGCTATCTGTGCATCACCGCCATAGGGGCCGGATAAAAGTTTCTGGACATTAAATCCTGACTTTTCTATATGCGAACCCGTAGTGCCTGTGGCTACTAGTTGTACATCTGCCTGATGGAGTCTTTCTTTGAATCCACTTAAAAAATGGACCATGTCGGCTTTTTTACCATCATGGGCGATCAGTGCTATTTTCATTGATTGAGGTCTAATAGGTTTGAGTCAAAGTTAGGAAAAAATCTTTCCCTGATAACTCTTAAAGGGTACATTTAAAGACTTCTTAATTTTCCGTTAAATCATTTTTTCCAAATACAGCAGGAAGGTGTATTCCAAAGCGAGCTCCTTCAGGGAGTTAAATCTACCGGAGGCTCCACCATGGCCAGCTTCCATGTTGGTGTGCAGGAAAAGCAGGTTGGCATCGGTTTTCATTTCCCGGAGTTTGGCGACCCATTTAGTGGGTTCCCAGTATTGCACCTGGCTATCGTGAAGTCCGGAAGTGATGAGCAAATGCGGGTAATCTTTGGGCTCTACATTGTCATAAGGAGAGTAGGACAGCATGTATTCGTAGTACACTTTGTCTTTAGGGTTCCCCCATTCCTGAAATTCTCCTGTAGTCAAAGGAATGCTTTCATCAAGCATAGTAGTCACCACATCTACAAAAGGTACCGCAGCAATCAACCCATTAAAGATCTCAGGACGCATGTTCATGACAGCTCCCATCAGCAGGCCACCTGCACTGCCTCCCATGCCATAGAGGTGCGGAGCTGAGGTGTACTTTTCGGCTATTAAATGCTCCGCGCAGCTGATGTAGTCTGTGAAGGTGTTTCTTTTGTTGAGCATCTTGCCACTCTCATACCAATTCCTCCCCAGATCCTCTCCACCTCGAATATGAGCGATCGCAAAGACAAATCCACGGTCCAGTAAGCTCAACCTGCTACTAGAGAAGTATGCTTCTGTGCTAAAACCATAAGAGCCGTATGAATAGAGCAATAGGGGATTTTGTCCATCGGCTTTGAAAAGGTCGATTTTGTAAACCAGAGAAATAGGAACCATGGTTCCGTCGCTTGCTTTAGCCCAGATTCTGGCAGAAGTATAAGCACCAGAGTCGTACCCCCCAATGATTTCCTGCTGCTTCAGCAATACCTTCTCCTGCGTGACCATATGGTAATCATAGGTGCTAGATGGAGTTACCAGGGAATTATAGCCAAATCTGAGGAAGTCGGTATCAAATTCAGGGTTAGTGCTGATCCAGGCGGTATAGGTCTCGTCATCAAATTCGATGGTATGAGCAGCCGTACCATCCCATGGGGTGACGTTGATCTTGCACAATCCATTGCTTCTCTCTTGAGTCACCAGAAAATTAGCGAAAATATCAAAATCCTCCAGCAACACATGCTCGCGATGAGGGATCACATCTTCCCAGTTATCTAGGTTGGGCGAGTGGACTGGAGCTTTCACCAGTTTGAAATTCTGAGCCAGATGGTTGGTTCTGATCCAGAAATGATCCTCAAAATGATCCACAGCATATTCTAGGTGGGGGATTCGCTCTTGAAGTAATTGAAAATCACCTTTGGGCTGGTCAGCTTCCAGAAACCTGATTTCCGAAGAAATGGAGCTTTCAGAGTGAATAAGCAGGAATCTCTCTGATTTTGTTTTGTGAATGATACAGCTAAACTCCTCATCTTTTTCCTCATAAACCAAAAGGTCCTCGGCTACATCGGTGCCCAATCTGTGGGCATAAATCTGATAGGAGCGGAGGGTCTCAGGATGTTGCTTGGAATAAAAAAGTGTTTGATGATCTGCCGCCCAGGCAAAGTTTCCTGTGATTTCAGGTATTTGATCTTCCAGGATTTCTCCGGTTATAAGATTTTTGAAGTGTATGGTGAAGATTCTTCTTCCCACTTCATCTGCGGCAAATGCCAGTGTGCTGAGGTCAGAAGTACCCGCAGTACCGCCCACTTGGTAAAAAGCCTTTCCTTCTGCCAGTTGGTTTACATTCAGAAATACTTCTTCCGGAGCGTCTAGACTACCTTTTTTTCTGCAATACAATGGGTATTCAGCGCCTGTTTCATATTTGACATACCAGTAATAGCCGGATTTTAGATAAGGTACACTTTGGTCGTCTTCTTTGATTCTTCCTTTTATTTCCTGAAAAAGCTGCTCCTGAAATTCTTCCGTGGATTTGAGTGTCTCTTTGAGATAGCTGTTTTCTGCATTTAGGTATGCTATTACATCCGGATTTTCTCTTTCACGCATCCAGTAATAATTGTCTATGCGCTGATGTCCATGGGTTTCTAAAAGTTGGGGTATTTTTTTGGCTTTGGGTGCCTGCATATATTTTTATTTTATGTATATCTGCTTTTCTGCCAGTAAAGAGGCAAAAGCAGTATAGGGTATGTTAAACTTAAGAATTGAGGCCACTTCAGCCTGTCCCGCTCCTGCGGGAATCTTCGGTCACTTGTACTGAGCGAAGGCGTAGTATCGGTATTCTGGCCGGATGAGCAGAGAAATATGGGTTGCTGGCATCATTCCGTATATTCATGTTTTATTTTTTTTCGCTGCAATGTTAATCAAAAATATGGGCTTAGAGTTCTTCTAAATCCTGTAAAAATGGTTAAGGATGACATTTTATTGTGAATATTCTTAGGTTAAATTAATAGGGTGCTTGCGAGAAAAGATTTTTTTCTGGATTTTCCATAAATAATTCAATCATTTAACTGGATACTTATGGGATTCTTAAAAGAGTTTAAGGAATTTGCTGTAAAAGGCAATGTAATCGACCTGGCAGTCGCGGTAATTATAGGTGGTGCCTTTGGCAAAATTGTGGCTTCCTTTGTTAAGGACATTGTCATGCCACCTATAGGAGTGATGCTGGGAGGGATGAGTTTTACAGATCTGGCCATTGTGCTAAAAGAGAGTAGTGTAGGACCTGCAGGAGAGGAACAAGGTCCCGTGCTCCTGACCTACGGTATTTTTATTCAGAATGTAGTGGATTTTATTATTGTTGCTTTCGTGATTTTTATTGCGATCAAAGGGGTAAACAGTATGAAGAAAAAGGAGGAAGCCAAACCTGCTCCTCCACCGGCACCACCAAAATCGGAAGTCTTGCTAGAAGAAATCAGGGATCTTTTGAAAAAAGACCAAGCATAAAAAAAGCGGCCTCAAGCCGCTTTTTTTATTCCTTATTATCTTCTCTTCGTCTTTTCCAAATGTGCCTTGCAAAGTCTCTGGAGACTTCATTGAGTTGTATGATTTGATTGTAACTTAGTATATCTGATAAATCCTTGACCAATTTTTCTTCATCCAGAATCAACTGTCTTTGTATCCCAAATTTTTTAGAAATCCTAGATTTAGCTTCAGCTTCACTTAAGTTAAGGTCCTTTGTTCTACCCAGTTTGGACATTTCGTGTAGTTGTTTGCCCCTTGATTCATTGAAAGCATTGTAGATGGGCCAGAACTTTTCCGCTTGCTCAGGCGTGAGATCCAGCCGGGTGGTGATGAAGGCTACTCTGGCGGATTCCAGCTTTTCTCTATCATATCTGTCATCATCTCTTTGGGCTTGGCTAGATCCAGCAAGTATCAAGAAAAAGCCGAGTAGTAATAGGTGTTTTTTCATCTGTTTAAAATTTGATATTTAAAGGTCAGATGGAATCTCGCATGGTTGATAATCATCCCTATGTGTGTCGTTTTCGACATGCTCGATTTCATGTGATTATAATTGTTTTTCTAAAGTCTCGCTCCTGCATGGTGAAGGGTAAACATACCCGGGTGTAGAGGTTGTTTTTTCAAGACTTTATAGATTTTAGTACCAGATCATTTCCTCTTCTAATTCTGCATCCACTTCAAATACCATTTCTTCAGCGATGATTTCGTCCAATATCTGCTCAGGATTGTCTACCATACCGAGTACATCCTCTGCCGACCAATATTGGCTTTCTATGTAGAGGCTTACCTCCTCATCCATGGATACTTCTTCGAGTCTTGGATTGGAGTCATTGAGCTGCCATACAGCAAAGCTCACTAGGAAAATAGCAACCGCTGCTGCATAATTCATCCATTGTATTGACCGGGTAGGTTTGGTCTTCTCCAAGATCTGATCTGGAAGCTGATCAAAGTAACCTGCTGGTGCCTTGAAATCTTTGATTTTTGGAATGGATCGTTTCATAGTAATATTTAGACCTTGATTTTGTCCAATAGTTTATTCATCTCTTAAGGATTGTTCAATTTTTTTTACTGCATGGTGGTAACTGGCCTTCAGTGCACCTACAGATGTACCCGTTATTTCAGCTATTTGCTCGTAAGTGAGCTCTTCCTGGTATTTCAGATGAAAGACCAATCTCTGCTTGTCTGGAAGTGTGAGAAGTATTTTCTGAAGTAGCAATTGAATACTGTCTCCGTCCATGCTGTCGGAATGGTCCAGGTAGTTAAGGAGTTTTTCCTGATGATCTTCTATGGAGAAGAAGTTACGCTTCTTTTTTTTCTCCAGAAAATTCAGGGATTCGTTGGTGGCAATTCTGTATAACCAAGTAAATAAACTGGACTGTCCCTGGAAATTACCAATATGCTTGTGTGCTTTGATGAAGACATTTTGGGTGACATCATCTGCATCTTCATGAATCAGCACCATGCGGCGCACCACATGGTAGACACGTTTTTGGTAAGCCAGGATTAACTTCCTAAAACCCAGATCCCGGGATTGGGGATTATGTATGAGTTGGATAATTTCTTGGTCACCATCGTGCTTCATTCTTGTTTTAGACCCAAGTTAGAGAAAAGGGTTTAGACTGGTATGGGGGTTTTTGCTTATACCCTTGATTTTCAAGAAGAAAAATCTACAATTGCCCGGCCTATCCACATGGGGTAGTATAAAGTCACTTCTTTAGATTTCTAGAATATAATCTAGAATCCCAGCATTTTTTCCTTTTGGTCGCGTGACTAGTAGGGGGATTTCATCATTGGATCGGATCAAGCGTTCGGCTATGCTACCTATAAATAAAGCTGTGGCTGCAGTACGTCCTTTAGCTCCAATAATGATTCCGTTTGCGCCCACTTCTTTTGCTTTGGATACTATTTCCTTGGCCACATCATCGTTACTGTCCTGGGTATAGATAGGAGTGATTGATATTCCTTTGGTATCTATTTTCCGAATGAATTTCTTGTAATTGATTTCCGCATGCATGCGCATGATCTCCGTAAACTCCTCATAACTTTTGCCGGTGAAGTGATACCCGGAAGGTACAGAAAATACATTTTGGCAGATGATTTCTACACCGCCATGCTTTGAGGCGATCATGATGCCCTCTTCAAGTGCATCTTTAGAATATTCTGAAAAATCACTGGGAACCAATAGTTTATTTAAAATAACTGGAGCAAATTCCGGAACAATCAAAAGCGAGCAACTAGCCCGTCTGGCCAGTCGAAGTGAGGCTACACCTGACCCTGGTAGTTTGATTTTTCTTCCGATCAGGATCATGTCTGCTGACTTTTCCTCGGCTAGTTTGAGGATTTTTTTCGAAAGTGAGCCTTCTTTGACTATGTAGTTTAGAGAAACTCCTTTGGGGTCTGGGAAAAATTGCTTCACGGCTGACTCCATGGCTTCTTGCCTTTCGTTTACCATGTTCTCCACCAGATTGGGAAACTCCTGAAGTACCTCCTTGGGGATACTTAAGTTTTTAATCACATTTACGAAGTAGATTTTTTTTGTTTGATTGACTTTAGCGATGAAGGCAGCGTGCTGTAATAAGGTCTGGTCCAAAGAGGTCTGATCCAGACAAACAATCAGTTTTTTAATCAAATACATAAAGTGTCAGGAGATTTAGAATTACAAATTTAAGTTTAAAATAAGAAAATGTATGAAGAAAGCAGAAAATATTGTTTCGAGATTAAGAGTTGGTTCAGTCATTTTCAGATTCCTAGCTAGGTGAAAATGATTTGAGTGAAATTTAATTCTGAAATTTCAGCAATAAACACTTATGAATCAGTCCCAATAGCATACATTATCGTAATCATCTGGATGATTTGCCAACCTGCCATGTAATAAATCGTATATTTGCACTGTCCGGGTCGCTGACATGTTCAAACTTCACAATTATCAAAATTACCGAGTGAAGCCCTTCCCAAAAACAGGCCTCATCCTGCACCTGCGGGACCTCGGCTCGAAAGAGTCAGGATAACAGTGGAAGTTTGCGGTTTTCAGGCAGCTCAAATCTTGTCTTATAGGAGGTTTGTAACACTCTAAGATCCGGACTTTTTTATTCTACTTTTTACCCATTCCCATTCAGCTGATCCTACTCCTATTAATCTAGAGCTGATCAAATACAAGCCCAGGACCAGACTGCTCGTAAGGATTATACTCAAAATAGGATGACCGGAAAAAATATCAAAAACCGCAGGGATTAAGGCAATTATTCCCACAAGGGAGATTTTTAATGTTTCGCTGGAAAAAGGATCAAAACCTAGCTTGATTTTAAGAAACAGATATTTCACCAGATTAAACAGAAACATGACTACTACAGATGCCAAAGCAGCTCCTTCTATCCCAAATTCCGGAATAAGAAGATAATTCAGTGCTATTATCATCATGCTCATGATTATGGTGGCAAATAGGTTGAAGTGATAATGTTTGGAGAAAACCAGGATTTCACTATTGACCGAAAATACTACATCACATAGCTTTCCCAAGCCTATCAATATGACCACATATTTGCCTTGCTCATAGATCGCCCGATTGGGGATAAAGTAATACAAAGCATCAAGGTTTGCACATATTCCAATGAAAAGGAGCAGGCAAATGTAGAGTTGCCTATTAGACACCTGCTGATAAAGTTTATTTATTTCCCTTAGGTTGCCAGTGGAGAAATGATCAGAAATGACCGGCATGACCACTTGGGAAATCGCCCTTCGCGGAAGTTCAATGACCAGTGCCATACTAAAAGCTATGGTGTAGATAGCGTTGGCTTCCAGGCTAATCATGGAACTTACCATGATGCTGTCTATTTTCATGATCAAGGTAGAGGCCGCGGTGGCTAAGAATGTGATGAGGCTGAATTGCACAAAGGAACTGCGAAATCCTTTTGGGAAGGTATTCCAGCTGAAATCCAGCTTCAAAACTCCCAGCCAAAGTAAATACACCAGCATAGCTAGGAATGCCAAACCATACACCAGCACTAGTGCCTGCATGACCTGAGGAAAGCTGAGCCACTTCAACAGGTATAACCCAACCAGTATTCCCGTGAGTAATCTCAGGAATACTTCCCTCACCAAGGTGGGAACAGCTACCTTGACATAGGAGCGGCTATAGGCATCTAAAATACTGCTTAGTAGCGCAAATAGCGTAATCAGCAAAACCACTCCCAAAAAGTCAATAACAGCGGGTGAGTTGACGGCAAATAAGGAAATGATTTGCGCTTTGAAACCTAAGAAAATGGTACTGACTAGGGCAAAACCCAGCATGGAAAAAAGCAGTCCATAGCTTAGAAAAGCAGATTGATTGGTTTTGAGCTGGGGGAAAAAGCGTGTGATCCCATGTCCTACTCCCAGCTGTGCAAATGGAACGAAAAGTAAGCCTAAGTCCTGTATGGTCCTGAAGGTTCCCAGTTCGGAAGCATCCAGGGCATAAGGATACAGCCAAAGCACATTCACGTAGCCTATCACTACACCCAAATAAGAAAAAATGGTAGTTTGAATACTTTGCTTGGCTACTTTACCCATGAGCTTAAAAGTATCAAAAAATCAGGAATAAGAAATCAAATTGGGCTGCATTCAAGGTTTGGCGCACTTGTCACATCCAGCATTGGATTTGGATTTGAAGAAATACTTCTTCACCAAAAAACCTAAGGCTACTAAAACAATTACTCCAACTAGAATTTCTTGCCACATGTTTAAGAAAGAATTTGATAAACTATAAATGCGGATACATAGGCCAGTACGGTCATGTAGGCGGTTTGTATCAAAGGCCATTTCCAGCCTTTTGTCTCTCTATATACTACGGCCAAAGTGCTCATACATTGCATGGCAAAGGCATAAAACACCATCAGCGAAAATGCTGTGGCAGTGGTATAGACTTTTTCACCTGTTTCTGGGTTAACTTGCTGATTCAGCTTTTCCCTAATGGTCAGCTCGTCTTCAGTGTCCGAACCTATACTGTAAATAGTAGCAATGGTGGATACGAAAACTTCTCTGGCAGCAAAGGAGGTGATTAAGGCAATTCCTATTTTCCAGTCATATCCGAGAGGTTTGATCACTGGCTCTATCGCTCTTCCCATGATTCCTATAAAGGAGTTTTCCAATAGGAGAGATGCGGTTTCATTTTCCACCTCAGCTATTTGCTCAGGACTAGCTTGTTCTAATTTCACTACGCTTTCTGCACGGATTTGGTCCATCCGCTCTGGTGGTCCGTAGGAAGCCAATACCCACAGGATAACTGAAATCGCCAAGATTACCTTCCCTGCTTCCAATACAAAGGTCTTGGACTTGTTATACATGGTCAGCAGAACATCCAGCCATCTCGGAGCTCGGTAAGTAGGGAGCTCCACCATGAGGAAGCTTTTTTCATCTGACTTCAGGATCTTCTTCAATATAATGGCAGTAAACAAAACTCCCACTACTCCCAATATGTATAGGCCTAATAATGCTACCGCCTGCAAATTGATAAAACCAAGTACGGTTTCGCTGGGTACTACTAGCCCTATCAAGATCACGTATACCGGTAAGCGAGCAGAGCAACTCATCAGCGGAGTTACCATTATAGTGATGATTTTTTCCTTCCAGTTGCCAATATTCCTAGCAGCCATCACACCCGGGATGGCGCATGCCACACCAGAAACCAAAGGAACTATACTTTTGCCATGCAGACCAAAAGGACGCATCCATCTGTCCATCAGAAATACTACCCTGGACATGTAACCGGTGTCTTCCAGAATAGCCAGAAAGCCAAATAACATGGCTATTTGAGGGATAAATATCACCACCCCGCCTATTCCGGGAATAATTCCTTCTGTAATTAAGCTGCTTAGAGGGCCCTCTAGCAAAGCATTGGATACCCATCCGGCAAGGTCTGCAAAGAAGCCGTCGATTAAGTCCATAGGAACTGATGCCCATGCAAAAATGGCTTGAAAAATGAGTAGCAGGATTGCTCCAAATATGAAATACCCAAAAACGGGATGGAGCAAAATCTTATCTATACCGGCTTCCTGCTTTTGGGTGGGGGATTTGACTACAGTCTTTTCTACGATCTCATTGATCTTTTGGTATCGAAGGGAGGTCTCTTCCAGTTGGGCGGCCTCCATGTCGAAATTATGGCTGGCTACAAGTTGGCTCAGCCAAGCACTGTCAGCTGCTGGGATAGCTTTATCCTTGGTGCCAAAGCGCAAAAGCTGATAGGCCTGATAGGTGCTTTTCAAGTTGAATTTCTCCTTGACTTGATTTAGAATGTCAGCTGGCACCACTTCTTCAATGTCCAGGAAAGTATTTTGCTTGCTGAAATTCTGCTGATGGATCAGGTCGCGAATCTGATCTATTCCCTTTTCTCCACGTGCATCTGTACTCAGAATGGGGACGTTCAGGGTTTTGAAGATCTCAAAGGTTTTGATCGAGAGGTTTTTGCGCTTCGCAATATCCGCCATGTTCAGAACTAGCGCCAGATTTAAACCCATATCGATCAGCTGTGTAGCCAAAAACAAACCTCTTGACAGCTGGCAGGAATCTATTACCATCAGTACAAAATCCGGCTGTCCGTGTTGGCTCAGATTATTCAACACTCTATGGGCTATGATTTCATCCTCAGAGTTTGGATATAGGCTGTAAGTCCCCGGCAGGTCAATAATCTCATATTTATGACCAGAGAAATCCATCCAACCGACTTTCTTGTCCACAGTGACACCTGGATAGTTTCCTATTTTTTGCTTCAAGCCTGTGAGCTGATTGAAAATTGTAGACTTCCCTACGTTTGGGTTTCCAATGATCGCGATTTTGGGATACTTGGTAGGGTGTGGGATAGTAGTGGACTCTGACATGAATTAGAGTATTTCGACTTGAATGAGTGAGGCTTCTGTTTTACGAAGGGCAAGAATGGTCTCCTCCAATTTGAAGGCCATAGGACCTCCCATGGGCGCCGAATGCTGTAAGGTGATCACTTTACCCGGCAGAAAACCCAGTTCCATCAGGTTGATTTTCAGTGGGGAATTGGTGACCTCACGTATAATGGCAGAAGAGAAAATGGGGATTGTATCAGCAGTAATAAACATATAGTTGCATAGGTCTTTTGACCGAATGCAAAAATAGAATTATTTGGAATGAATCTAAAGAAAAATAGATAAGATTTTTGTCATGTTTTCATCTTTTATTAGAAAATCCAGTCCTTCTGCCTCTTCCTTTACCGAAAAGCCAGTTTCGTATGTCAATATTCTAGTTTTTTTGGCTAAGCTTTTCCTCTTAGCATCAGATTCCAATACATAAAAGGCAATCCGTATTTTTTGAGCAGCCACATGGAGTACTGTTCTTTCGTGGTGTCCACAAATTTGGAAATCAAAGGATCTGAATCCCGCACATTGTCATACTTGAATTCAGCTAGTACCATTTTGGAATAGCCAGTGACCAGAGGGCAGGATGAATAGCCATTGTAAGAGGCAGCACCCAAGCTGTTGGTTTGGATCATTCCCATGAGGTTTTCCACTAATACCGGTGCTTGCTTACGGATGGCAGCACCGGTTTTGGCTGTTGGCAGTGCTGCTACATCTCCTAGGGAGAATATATTCGGAAAACGCAGGTGTTGTAGTGTATGCTTATCCACATCTAC
This genomic window from Algoriphagus sp. TR-M9 contains:
- the mscL gene encoding large-conductance mechanosensitive channel protein MscL, which translates into the protein MGFLKEFKEFAVKGNVIDLAVAVIIGGAFGKIVASFVKDIVMPPIGVMLGGMSFTDLAIVLKESSVGPAGEEQGPVLLTYGIFIQNVVDFIIVAFVIFIAIKGVNSMKKKEEAKPAPPPAPPKSEVLLEEIRDLLKKDQA
- the fbaA gene encoding class II fructose-bisphosphate aldolase produces the protein MKFKPGVKYGEELKDLYAYAKENEFAMPAVNVINTNSVNAVMETAKKLNSPVIIQFSNGGAQFFAGKSLPNDKQQASIAGGISGAHHVHLMAEAYGVPVILHTDHAAKKLLPWIDGLLDAGKAYYATHKRPLYSSHMLDLSEEPLEENVEISCNYFKEFAKLDMAIEIELGVTGGEEDGVDNTDIDSSKLYTQPEEVAYAYEHLKKIDDLFTIAAAFGNVHGVYKPGNVSLKPIILKNSQDYINEKYGTTGKPLNFVFHGGSGSSVEEIREANSYGSIKMNIDTDMQWAFWEGVLNNYKQHEGYLQTQLGNPDGPENPNKKYYDPRNWLRKGEENFVKRLELAFDMLNAVNRN
- a CDS encoding S9 family peptidase, with translation MQAPKAKKIPQLLETHGHQRIDNYYWMRERENPDVIAYLNAENSYLKETLKSTEEFQEQLFQEIKGRIKEDDQSVPYLKSGYYWYVKYETGAEYPLYCRKKGSLDAPEEVFLNVNQLAEGKAFYQVGGTAGTSDLSTLAFAADEVGRRIFTIHFKNLITGEILEDQIPEITGNFAWAADHQTLFYSKQHPETLRSYQIYAHRLGTDVAEDLLVYEEKDEEFSCIIHKTKSERFLLIHSESSISSEIRFLEADQPKGDFQLLQERIPHLEYAVDHFEDHFWIRTNHLAQNFKLVKAPVHSPNLDNWEDVIPHREHVLLEDFDIFANFLVTQERSNGLCKINVTPWDGTAAHTIEFDDETYTAWISTNPEFDTDFLRFGYNSLVTPSSTYDYHMVTQEKVLLKQQEIIGGYDSGAYTSARIWAKASDGTMVPISLVYKIDLFKADGQNPLLLYSYGSYGFSTEAYFSSSRLSLLDRGFVFAIAHIRGGEDLGRNWYESGKMLNKRNTFTDYISCAEHLIAEKYTSAPHLYGMGGSAGGLLMGAVMNMRPEIFNGLIAAVPFVDVVTTMLDESIPLTTGEFQEWGNPKDKVYYEYMLSYSPYDNVEPKDYPHLLITSGLHDSQVQYWEPTKWVAKLREMKTDANLLFLHTNMEAGHGGASGRFNSLKELALEYTFLLYLEKMI
- the pfkA gene encoding 6-phosphofructokinase; this encodes MEPKTIKKIGVLTSGGDSPGMNAAIRAVIRTGIYYDLEMYGIYRGYEGMIQNDIKRLDSKHITHVLERGGTFLKSARSAEFRTPEGRKTAYENLKSHGIDALVVIGGDGSLTGAHLFYKEFGIPAIGLPGTIDNDLSGTDSTIGFDTACNTAIEAIDKIRDTATSHDRLFFVEVMGRDAGFIAINAGIGSAAAAILIPEKKMPIEHLVDKLRIRTKAKKASNIVIVAEGGKSGGATEIASLVEKHLPYYDIKVTILGHLQRGGSPSSYDRLLASKLGVAAVEGLLQGKYDVMAGLINNKVVYTPIKKAIVDDKSVDEDDFRVAKILST
- a CDS encoding RNA polymerase sigma factor — its product is MKHDGDQEIIQLIHNPQSRDLGFRKLILAYQKRVYHVVRRMVLIHEDADDVTQNVFIKAHKHIGNFQGQSSLFTWLYRIATNESLNFLEKKKKRNFFSIEDHQEKLLNYLDHSDSMDGDSIQLLLQKILLTLPDKQRLVFHLKYQEELTYEQIAEITGTSVGALKASYHHAVKKIEQSLRDE
- a CDS encoding methylglyoxal synthase — encoded protein: MKIALIAHDGKKADMVHFLSGFKERLHQADVQLVATGTTGSHIEKSGFNVQKLLSGPYGGDAQIAALAAEKELAMVVFFRDPLDKHPHEPDVQMLMRICDVHNIPLATNPASADLMFKALTQTL